A part of Haloarchaeobius sp. HME9146 genomic DNA contains:
- a CDS encoding alpha/beta fold hydrolase, producing the protein MERVKNDEDETHIAYEVDGPADAPVIAFCEGLGYGRWMWRFQRRRLDEYRTIVFDNRGTGDSDVPEPAAEDEEPRYSIELFASDLETVLDAEGVDSAHVVGASMGGMTAQRYAKDYDRAESLTLLCTSHGGEEAVPTPPETQERMFNVPPEYDEREALRYKMQPAMSDDFWEDNDDLVEEIIDWRLTSDAPPEARLAQAGAVAAFDSTPWLDDLDLPTMVLHGTADRVLPVENGKRLHERLPESDLDLYEHGSHLFFIESADAVTAAIREHVEADAP; encoded by the coding sequence ATGGAACGCGTCAAAAACGACGAGGACGAGACTCATATCGCCTACGAGGTCGACGGACCGGCGGACGCTCCCGTCATCGCCTTCTGCGAGGGGCTCGGGTACGGGCGCTGGATGTGGCGCTTCCAGCGACGGCGGCTCGACGAGTACCGGACCATCGTCTTCGACAACCGCGGCACTGGCGACTCGGACGTGCCCGAACCGGCAGCCGAGGATGAAGAACCGCGGTACAGTATCGAACTGTTCGCCAGCGACCTGGAGACCGTGCTGGACGCCGAGGGGGTGGATTCCGCGCACGTCGTCGGCGCGAGCATGGGCGGGATGACGGCCCAGCGGTACGCGAAGGACTACGACCGCGCCGAGAGCCTCACCTTGCTGTGTACCTCCCACGGCGGTGAGGAGGCGGTCCCGACGCCCCCGGAGACCCAGGAACGGATGTTCAACGTCCCGCCGGAGTACGACGAGCGCGAGGCGCTGCGCTACAAGATGCAGCCCGCGATGTCCGACGACTTCTGGGAGGACAACGACGACCTCGTCGAGGAGATCATCGACTGGCGGCTGACCTCCGACGCGCCACCAGAGGCCCGGCTGGCCCAGGCCGGCGCGGTCGCCGCCTTCGACAGCACGCCGTGGCTCGACGACCTCGACTTGCCGACCATGGTCCTGCACGGGACCGCCGACCGCGTCCTCCCCGTCGAGAACGGGAAACGGCTGCACGAGCGTCTGCCAGAGAGCGACCTCGACCTGTACGAGCACGGCTCGCACCTGTTCTTCATCGAGTCGGCCGATGCCGTGACGGCGGCTATCCGCGAGCACGTCGAGGCCGATGCACCGTAG
- a CDS encoding MaoC family dehydratase → MAVATVGDLATATMTVETDDIEAYAALVGDENPIHMEESYAEETMFDGRIAHGMLSAGVVSAALADLPGDVIYLSQDLQFQAPVQPGDTVEATAEVVEQVGDNRLRVTTTVDVAETTVLAGEAVVMSVPHESPEAGVGSEAEAGAD, encoded by the coding sequence ATGGCAGTAGCTACGGTGGGTGATCTGGCGACTGCGACGATGACAGTAGAGACTGATGATATCGAAGCCTATGCGGCTCTCGTCGGCGACGAGAACCCCATTCACATGGAGGAATCGTACGCCGAGGAGACGATGTTCGACGGACGCATCGCACACGGGATGCTGTCGGCCGGCGTCGTCAGCGCCGCCCTCGCCGACCTCCCGGGCGACGTTATCTATCTCTCACAGGACCTCCAGTTCCAGGCACCAGTTCAACCAGGTGACACGGTCGAAGCAACGGCCGAGGTCGTCGAGCAGGTCGGCGACAACAGACTCCGCGTGACCACGACGGTCGACGTGGCTGAGACGACGGTGCTCGCGGGCGAAGCGGTCGTCATGTCGGTCCCCCACGAATCCCCCGAAGCGGGCGTCGGCTCCGAGGCCGAAGCAGGCGCGGACTGA
- a CDS encoding DNA primase large subunit PriL (p41; involved in priming for DNA replication; forms a heterodimer of small and large subunit (Pfup41 and Pfup46); primase from Pyrococcus furiosus uses deoxyribonucleotides as a substrate and can synthesize long DNA strands in vitro which means it may be involved in both de novo primer synthesis and elongation; enzyme from Sulfolobus solfataricus has higher affinity for ribonucleotides and also possesses 3'-terminal nucleotidyl transferase activity; priming is stimulated by thymine-rich synthetic bubbles), with amino-acid sequence MERLHARYPFFAAAREAVDEAAVDLGELVAREDDPAVDRAIERVTTALTEHTTGEMRRDNRTELLSYPVARVLVSLVDDPVVTQTYAKAEAATAHERVLSDLDTTTQLKSASGSDLTVERLLREFDLAGAVQDADTGYRVAVGAYLRLTGDLDDDAWRLPRRSLADGTVPVGRDELLTLLRGAIEERVMLGLPFQVPDVIADHLVDEVASIEDVLSDPALPTSFDTVDASSFPPCIEHLLERAQDDEDELAPPSWFTLCAFCATVGMDPEEVVAVTRAVDETAERIRYQMDKLAREDGAIEYPPVSCTTVQAYGDCVNQDEVCAEISHPLAYYQQRVEAADD; translated from the coding sequence ATGGAGCGTCTTCACGCCCGGTATCCGTTCTTCGCGGCGGCCCGCGAGGCGGTCGACGAGGCGGCGGTCGACCTCGGCGAGTTGGTGGCTCGCGAGGACGACCCCGCGGTCGACCGTGCCATCGAGCGGGTCACGACGGCCCTGACGGAACACACGACCGGCGAGATGCGACGCGATAACCGGACCGAACTCCTCTCGTACCCGGTGGCGCGCGTACTCGTCTCGCTCGTCGACGACCCGGTCGTCACGCAGACCTACGCGAAGGCGGAGGCCGCCACGGCCCACGAGCGCGTCCTCTCCGACCTCGATACCACGACCCAGCTGAAGTCCGCGAGCGGGAGCGACCTCACCGTCGAGCGACTGCTCCGCGAGTTCGACCTCGCGGGCGCGGTCCAGGACGCCGACACCGGCTACCGCGTCGCTGTCGGCGCGTACCTGCGGCTGACGGGTGACCTCGACGACGACGCTTGGCGGCTCCCCCGACGCAGTCTCGCCGACGGGACCGTTCCCGTGGGCCGTGACGAACTCCTCACGCTGCTCCGTGGCGCAATCGAGGAGCGGGTCATGCTCGGACTTCCGTTCCAGGTACCCGACGTCATCGCGGACCACCTCGTCGACGAGGTGGCGAGTATCGAGGACGTGCTCTCGGACCCCGCCCTCCCGACCTCGTTCGACACCGTCGACGCCAGCTCGTTCCCGCCGTGTATCGAGCACCTGCTCGAACGGGCACAGGACGACGAGGACGAACTCGCGCCGCCGTCGTGGTTCACGCTCTGTGCGTTCTGTGCGACCGTCGGGATGGACCCCGAGGAGGTCGTGGCGGTGACCCGCGCCGTCGACGAGACGGCCGAGCGCATCCGCTACCAGATGGACAAGCTCGCGCGCGAGGACGGCGCTATCGAGTACCCGCCGGTCTCGTGTACGACCGTCCAGGCCTACGGCGACTGCGTGAACCAGGACGAGGTCTGTGCAGAGATATCGCATCCGCTGGCGTACTACCAGCAGCGAGTAGAAGCCGCAGACGACTGA
- a CDS encoding Dyp-type peroxidase — MTARDNRGIPRREFVKSAVAIGGTAALAACLDRERSGDDAAAIPTGSDDPTSLPSGQHTWNRFLATDDHGNDVAPRHHLLLYLDYAGDGTPSSDERETVEAALQSLERAFEWSNEGLLFTVGYSPAYFARFDDELPESAGMAEPKALSPFEEPEFDTNDAVVHLASDHGSVVLEAEEALKGAREEANGVTMDAHLGDVFDFPSDFPGRRTGFIGAGLPAEHQDVAGIPGDVDIDEDSPLFMGFKSGFKKNQASEDFVTIPEGPFAGGTTQHVSRIRLRLDDWYTENDREENVAKMFCPAHAREGKVEGAGDNLGTSSGVEEAGCVESIDDDARNYGKIGHTQKTAAAREDGSPLIIRRDFDSTDKDEAGLHFLAVQRSIADFEKTREAMNGTDQTKHPTIRQRVNNGILEYTFVKRRGNFLLPPRAHRALPEPNPQ; from the coding sequence ATGACAGCACGCGACAACCGCGGAATTCCCCGCCGCGAGTTCGTCAAATCGGCCGTCGCCATCGGCGGGACGGCCGCCCTCGCCGCCTGCCTGGACCGGGAGCGAAGCGGTGACGACGCCGCCGCGATTCCCACGGGTAGCGACGACCCGACGAGTCTCCCGAGCGGCCAGCACACCTGGAACCGGTTCCTCGCGACCGACGACCACGGCAACGATGTCGCCCCACGCCACCACCTCCTGCTCTACCTCGACTACGCGGGCGACGGGACGCCGAGTAGCGACGAGCGCGAGACCGTCGAGGCCGCCCTCCAGAGCCTCGAACGCGCCTTCGAGTGGTCGAACGAGGGGTTGCTGTTCACGGTCGGCTACTCCCCGGCGTACTTCGCCCGGTTCGACGACGAGTTGCCCGAGTCGGCGGGCATGGCCGAGCCGAAGGCGCTCTCGCCGTTCGAGGAACCCGAGTTCGACACGAACGACGCGGTCGTCCACCTCGCCAGCGACCACGGGTCGGTCGTCCTCGAAGCCGAGGAGGCCCTGAAGGGCGCCCGCGAGGAAGCCAACGGCGTGACGATGGACGCCCACCTCGGCGACGTGTTCGACTTCCCGAGTGACTTCCCCGGCCGCCGGACCGGGTTCATCGGCGCGGGCCTGCCCGCCGAACACCAGGACGTGGCCGGTATCCCCGGCGACGTGGACATCGACGAGGACTCACCGCTGTTCATGGGCTTCAAGTCGGGCTTCAAGAAGAACCAGGCCAGCGAGGACTTCGTCACCATTCCCGAGGGTCCATTCGCCGGCGGGACGACCCAGCACGTCTCGCGCATCCGCCTGCGCCTCGACGACTGGTACACCGAGAACGATAGGGAGGAGAACGTCGCGAAGATGTTCTGTCCCGCCCACGCCAGGGAGGGGAAGGTCGAGGGTGCAGGGGACAACCTCGGCACCTCCTCGGGCGTGGAGGAAGCGGGCTGTGTCGAGTCCATCGACGACGATGCGAGGAACTACGGGAAGATCGGCCACACCCAGAAGACCGCGGCCGCCCGCGAGGACGGCAGCCCGCTCATCATCCGCCGGGACTTCGACTCCACCGACAAGGACGAGGCCGGCCTGCACTTCCTCGCGGTCCAGCGCTCCATCGCGGACTTCGAGAAGACCCGCGAAGCGATGAACGGCACCGACCAGACGAAGCACCCGACCATCCGCCAGCGCGTCAACAACGGCATCCTCGAGTACACGTTCGTCAAGCGCCGCGGGAACTTCCTGCTCCCGCCGCGGGCTCACCGCGCGCTCCCCGAACCGAACCCGCAGTAG